Proteins encoded within one genomic window of Streptomyces taklimakanensis:
- a CDS encoding vitamin B12-dependent ribonucleotide reductase yields MTETTSDPARGSKSRSKGGKGLRIERIHTTPGVHPYDEVVWERRDVVMTNWRDGSVNFEQRGVEFPDFWSVNAVNIVTSKYFRGAVGTPQRENSLKQLIDRVVKTYRAAGEKHGYFASPADAEIFEHELAYAVLHQIFAFNSPVWFNVGTKQPQQVSACFILSVDDSMESILDWYKEEGMIFKGGSGAGLNLSRIRSSKELLSSGGNASGPVSFMRGADASAGTIKSGGATRRAAKMVVLDVDHPDVEAFIETKVKEEEKIRALRDAGFDMDLGGEDITSVQYQNANNSVRVNDAFMKAVEAGEKFGLRARMTGEVIEEVDAKALFHKMAEAAHVCADPGIQYDDTINRWHTSPESGRITASNPCSEYMHLDNSSCNLASLNLMKFLRDDDAGNQSFDAGRFAKVVELVITAMDISICFADFPTEKIGETTRAFRQLGIGYANLGALLMATGHAYDSDGGRALAGAITSLMTGTSYRRSAELAAIVGPYEGYARNAEAHQRVMKQHADANTEARRMDDLDTPVWAAATEAWQDVLRLGKKNGFRNAQASVLAPTGTIGLMMDCDTTGIEPDLALVKFKKLVGGGSMQIVNNTVPKALKRLGYQPEQIEAIVEHIAEHGNVVDAPGLKPEHYEVFDCAMGERSISPMGHVRMMAAAQPFLSGAISKTVNMPATSTVEDVEEIYLQGWKLGLKALAVYVENSKVGQPLSAKRKEEKRAEEKGETEKVVEYRPVRKRLPKGRPGITTSFTVGGAEGYMTANSYPDDGLGEVFLKMSKQGSTLAGMMDAFSIAVSVGLQYGVPLETYVSKFTNMRFEPAGMTDDPDVRMAQSIVDYIFRRLALDFLPFETRSALGIHSAEERQRHLETGSYEPTDDEVDVEGLAQSAPRQVDAPRTGERASFEPQAPVPAPKEAHSSTELVEMQLGLNADAPLCFSCGTKMRRAGSCYLCEGCGSTSGCS; encoded by the coding sequence ATGACAGAGACGACGAGCGACCCGGCACGAGGCTCCAAGTCCCGGAGCAAGGGCGGCAAGGGTCTGCGGATCGAGCGCATCCACACCACCCCGGGGGTGCACCCGTACGACGAGGTGGTCTGGGAGCGCCGTGACGTCGTCATGACCAACTGGCGCGACGGCTCGGTCAACTTCGAGCAGCGCGGCGTGGAGTTCCCCGACTTCTGGTCGGTGAACGCGGTCAACATCGTCACCAGCAAGTACTTCCGCGGAGCCGTCGGCACGCCCCAGCGCGAGAACAGCCTCAAGCAGCTGATCGACCGCGTGGTGAAGACCTACCGCGCCGCAGGTGAGAAGCACGGCTACTTCGCCTCCCCGGCCGACGCCGAGATCTTCGAGCACGAACTGGCCTACGCCGTGCTCCACCAGATCTTCGCGTTCAACTCCCCGGTGTGGTTCAACGTCGGCACCAAGCAGCCCCAGCAGGTCTCGGCCTGCTTCATCCTCTCCGTCGACGACTCCATGGAGTCGATCCTCGACTGGTACAAGGAAGAGGGGATGATCTTCAAGGGCGGCTCCGGCGCCGGACTGAACCTCTCGCGCATCCGCTCCTCCAAGGAACTGCTCTCCTCCGGCGGCAACGCCTCGGGCCCGGTCTCCTTCATGCGCGGCGCCGACGCCTCCGCCGGGACGATCAAGTCCGGCGGCGCCACCCGTCGCGCGGCCAAGATGGTCGTCCTGGACGTCGATCACCCCGACGTCGAGGCGTTCATCGAGACCAAGGTCAAGGAGGAGGAGAAGATCCGCGCCCTGCGCGACGCGGGCTTCGACATGGACCTGGGCGGCGAGGACATCACCTCCGTCCAGTACCAGAACGCCAACAACTCCGTCCGCGTCAACGACGCCTTCATGAAGGCCGTCGAGGCGGGCGAGAAGTTCGGCCTGCGCGCCCGGATGACCGGCGAGGTCATCGAGGAGGTCGACGCCAAGGCGCTCTTCCACAAGATGGCCGAGGCCGCCCACGTCTGCGCCGACCCCGGCATCCAGTACGACGACACCATCAACCGCTGGCACACCTCGCCGGAGAGCGGTCGCATCACCGCCTCCAACCCGTGCAGCGAGTACATGCACCTGGACAACTCCTCGTGCAACCTGGCCTCGCTGAACCTGATGAAGTTCCTGCGCGACGACGACGCCGGCAACCAGTCCTTCGACGCCGGGCGCTTCGCGAAGGTCGTCGAGCTGGTCATCACCGCGATGGACATCTCCATCTGCTTCGCCGACTTCCCCACCGAGAAGATCGGCGAGACCACCCGCGCCTTCCGCCAGCTGGGCATCGGCTACGCCAACCTCGGCGCCCTGCTGATGGCGACCGGCCACGCCTACGACTCCGACGGCGGCCGCGCCCTGGCCGGGGCGATCACCTCCCTGATGACCGGCACCTCCTACCGCCGCTCCGCCGAGCTGGCCGCCATCGTCGGTCCGTACGAGGGCTACGCACGCAACGCCGAGGCCCACCAGCGCGTCATGAAGCAGCACGCCGACGCCAACACCGAGGCCAGGCGCATGGACGACCTGGACACCCCGGTGTGGGCCGCGGCCACCGAGGCGTGGCAGGACGTGCTGCGGCTGGGGAAGAAGAACGGGTTCCGCAACGCCCAGGCGTCCGTCCTCGCGCCCACCGGCACCATCGGCCTGATGATGGACTGCGACACCACCGGCATCGAGCCCGACCTGGCCTTGGTCAAGTTCAAGAAGCTGGTCGGCGGCGGGTCGATGCAGATCGTCAACAACACCGTCCCCAAGGCCCTCAAGCGCCTGGGCTACCAGCCCGAGCAGATCGAGGCGATCGTCGAGCACATCGCCGAGCACGGCAACGTCGTCGACGCGCCGGGCCTGAAGCCCGAGCACTACGAGGTCTTCGACTGCGCCATGGGCGAGCGCTCCATCTCCCCGATGGGGCACGTGCGGATGATGGCCGCCGCCCAGCCGTTCCTGTCCGGCGCCATCTCCAAGACCGTCAACATGCCTGCCACCAGCACGGTCGAGGACGTCGAGGAGATCTACCTCCAGGGCTGGAAGCTCGGTCTGAAGGCACTGGCCGTCTACGTCGAGAACAGCAAGGTCGGCCAGCCGCTCTCCGCCAAGAGGAAGGAGGAGAAGCGGGCCGAGGAGAAGGGCGAGACCGAGAAGGTCGTCGAGTACCGCCCGGTGCGCAAGCGCCTGCCCAAGGGGCGCCCCGGCATCACCACCTCCTTCACCGTGGGCGGTGCCGAGGGCTACATGACCGCCAACTCCTACCCGGACGACGGCCTGGGCGAGGTCTTCCTGAAGATGTCCAAGCAGGGCTCGACCCTCGCGGGCATGATGGACGCCTTCTCCATCGCCGTCTCGGTGGGACTGCAGTACGGCGTGCCGCTGGAGACCTACGTCTCGAAGTTCACCAACATGCGCTTCGAGCCGGCCGGCATGACGGACGACCCGGACGTGCGGATGGCGCAGTCGATCGTGGACTACATCTTCCGCCGCCTGGCGCTGGACTTCCTGCCGTTCGAGACCCGTTCGGCCCTCGGCATCCACTCCGCCGAGGAGCGTCAGCGTCATCTGGAGACCGGTTCCTACGAGCCCACCGACGACGAGGTGGACGTGGAGGGCCTGGCACAGTCCGCACCGCGCCAGGTGGACGCGCCCAGGACGGGGGAGCGCGCCTCCTTTGAGCCCCAGGCTCCGGTCCCGGCCCCGAAGGAGGCGCACAGCTCCACCGAGTTGGTGGAGATGCAGCTCGGCCTCAACGCCGACGCCCCGCTGTGCTTCTCCTGCGGCACCAAGATGCGTCGCGCGGGCAGCTGCTACCTGTGCGAGGGGTGCGGCTCCACCAGCGGCTGCAGCTGA
- a CDS encoding TerD family protein: MSSLNKGVEKVQVALRWDPSPSGAPANDLDVIAAVYSADDPHGEPVHLVHFDRRSPDGTITLNRDSRTGLGFGDDEVMTLELDRMSDSYTRVVVGVTIQQGGPRRTFGDIANVGLRITEGYDELARHDFAAVSDATAATVAEFTRNGSGVWEFREDVRGFDADPDSFARLLGAAPA; encoded by the coding sequence GTGAGCAGTCTCAACAAGGGGGTCGAGAAGGTTCAGGTGGCGCTCAGGTGGGATCCCAGCCCCTCCGGCGCGCCGGCCAACGACCTCGATGTCATCGCCGCGGTCTACTCCGCGGACGATCCGCACGGCGAGCCGGTCCACCTCGTGCACTTCGACAGGCGCTCCCCCGACGGCACCATCACCCTCAACAGGGACAGCAGGACGGGACTGGGTTTCGGCGACGACGAGGTCATGACCCTGGAACTCGACCGGATGTCGGACTCGTACACCCGTGTGGTGGTGGGCGTGACCATCCAGCAGGGCGGCCCCCGCAGGACGTTCGGCGACATAGCCAACGTCGGTCTGCGCATCACCGAGGGGTACGACGAGCTGGCCCGGCACGACTTCGCGGCCGTCTCCGACGCGACGGCGGCGACCGTCGCGGAGTTCACCCGGAACGGCTCGGGCGTCTGGGAGTTCCGCGAGGACGTCCGCGGGTTCGACGCCGACCCGGACTCCTTCGCGCGCCTGCTGGGTGCCGCTCCGGCCTGA
- a CDS encoding DUF4937 domain-containing protein, whose translation MLVKWMRCTVVDRRGFERGQRKWAGLLGEPGFRAQGGGWSRSRPGVAHLFGFWESRAFYDSFMARSHDRLAAAQNGTHKDAQVRLFEYRFDVKVGFEPRFGDADLLRVAHCKVRRERVEHYTLMQEKVWNPAMAGSPGMLRGVFAQARSEDEFLVLSMWDSAAEHGKYRTERIERLALRAQLGADVAAVGGDVIDVEPAWTV comes from the coding sequence GTGCTGGTCAAGTGGATGCGGTGCACGGTGGTCGACCGCCGGGGCTTCGAACGGGGGCAGCGGAAGTGGGCGGGCCTGCTCGGCGAGCCCGGCTTCCGCGCGCAGGGCGGTGGTTGGAGCCGCTCCCGTCCGGGGGTGGCGCACCTCTTCGGCTTCTGGGAGAGCCGCGCCTTCTACGACTCGTTCATGGCGCGCTCCCACGACCGGCTGGCGGCCGCCCAGAACGGCACCCACAAGGACGCGCAGGTCCGTCTCTTCGAGTACCGCTTCGACGTGAAGGTGGGTTTCGAGCCCCGGTTCGGGGACGCGGACCTGCTCCGGGTGGCTCACTGCAAGGTCCGCCGGGAGCGCGTCGAGCACTACACCCTGATGCAGGAGAAGGTGTGGAACCCGGCGATGGCCGGATCCCCCGGGATGCTGCGCGGAGTGTTCGCCCAGGCACGGTCCGAGGACGAGTTCCTGGTGCTGTCCATGTGGGACTCGGCGGCCGAACACGGTAAGTACCGGACGGAACGCATCGAGCGACTGGCGCTGCGCGCCCAACTCGGAGCCGACGTCGCGGCGGTGGGCGGGGACGTGATCGACGTCGAGCCCGCCTGGACCGTCTGA
- a CDS encoding histidine phosphatase family protein, with product MARPRRIVLVRHGESEGNVDDSAYERIPDHALSLTARGFRQAEAAGERLRAMFGDEHVSAYVSPYRRTHQTFRALRLDPTRVRMREEPRLREQDWGNWQDREEVRRQKAARDAYGHFFYRFAQGESGADVYDRVGAFLESLWRSFESSDHPPNVLLVTHGLTMRLFCMRWLHWTVAEFESLSNPGNGEIRALLLGANGRYHLDRPFERWCTPESYAGPYAGESGEGYGPAEIRGRPARWGVR from the coding sequence ATGGCACGACCCCGACGCATCGTCCTGGTCCGGCACGGGGAGTCGGAGGGAAACGTCGACGACTCCGCCTACGAGCGGATCCCCGACCATGCCCTGAGCCTGACCGCGCGGGGGTTCCGGCAGGCCGAGGCCGCGGGCGAGAGGCTGCGGGCGATGTTCGGCGACGAGCACGTCTCGGCGTACGTCTCGCCGTACCGTCGCACCCACCAGACCTTCCGGGCCCTCCGCCTGGATCCGACGCGGGTGCGGATGCGCGAGGAGCCGAGACTGCGCGAGCAGGACTGGGGGAACTGGCAGGACCGCGAGGAGGTGCGGCGCCAGAAGGCGGCCCGGGACGCGTACGGGCACTTCTTCTACCGCTTCGCGCAGGGCGAGTCGGGCGCGGACGTCTACGACCGGGTCGGGGCCTTCCTGGAGAGCCTGTGGCGCAGCTTCGAGTCGTCCGACCACCCGCCGAACGTTCTGCTGGTGACCCATGGGCTGACCATGCGGCTGTTCTGCATGAGGTGGCTGCACTGGACGGTCGCGGAGTTCGAATCGCTCTCCAACCCCGGCAACGGGGAGATCAGGGCGCTGCTGTTGGGCGCGAACGGTCGCTACCACCTCGACCGGCCCTTCGAACGGTGGTGCACCCCCGAGTCGTACGCGGGCCCCTACGCGGGAGAGTCCGGCGAGGGCTACGGTCCGGCCGAGATCAGGGGACGCCCCGCCCGGTGGGGCGTGCGGTGA
- a CDS encoding ribonuclease HII produces MPYEPPTHRVERSLRATTGAKVVAGVDEVGRGAWAGPVTVCAAVTGLRRPPEGLTDSKLVAPGRRTALAEELVEWVTAHALGHASAREIDELGMTAALRLAAVRALEALPVRPDAVILDGKHDYLGAPWRVRTVIKGDQSCVAVAAASVIAKVRRDALMARLGAEHAAFGFERNAGYPSPAHRAALAERGPTPHHRLSWSYLDALPRWRHMKRTRPGPTEQIGLF; encoded by the coding sequence ATGCCGTACGAGCCTCCAACCCACCGCGTCGAACGCTCACTACGGGCCACCACGGGAGCGAAGGTGGTCGCCGGGGTCGACGAGGTGGGCCGTGGGGCCTGGGCCGGGCCCGTCACCGTCTGTGCGGCGGTCACCGGCCTGCGTCGACCGCCCGAGGGGCTCACGGACTCCAAGCTCGTCGCGCCCGGGCGCCGGACCGCCCTCGCCGAGGAACTCGTCGAGTGGGTCACCGCTCACGCCCTGGGGCACGCCTCTGCGCGGGAGATCGACGAGCTGGGCATGACGGCCGCGCTCCGGCTCGCCGCCGTGCGCGCCCTGGAAGCACTGCCGGTACGGCCCGACGCCGTCATCCTCGACGGCAAACACGACTACCTGGGCGCGCCCTGGCGGGTCCGGACGGTGATCAAGGGCGACCAGAGCTGCGTCGCGGTGGCCGCCGCGTCCGTGATCGCCAAAGTACGTCGAGACGCCCTCATGGCGCGTCTGGGGGCCGAGCACGCCGCCTTCGGATTCGAGCGGAACGCCGGCTACCCTTCGCCCGCGCACCGTGCCGCCCTCGCGGAACGGGGACCGACACCGCACCACCGGCTCTCCTGGTCGTACCTGGACGCGCTGCCGCGCTGGCGGCACATGAAGCGGACGCGTCCCGGGCCAACAGAGCAGATCGGCCTCTTCTGA
- a CDS encoding RecQ family ATP-dependent DNA helicase — protein MSEENLRAAADAVLSRLVGDAGGTARLRVDQWRAVEALVVERRRTLVVQRTGWGKSAVYFVATALLRERGSGPTVIVSPLLALMRNQIDAAERAGIRARTINSANPEEWEAVRLEVASGEVDVLLVSPERLNNPDFRDGVLPELAATTGLLVVDEAHCISDWGHDFRPDYRRLRTMLADLPPGVPVLATTATANARVTADVAEQLGTGGDTPDALVLRGPLERESLSLGVLRLPDAAHRLAWLDGHLNELPGSGIVYTLTVAAAEEVAAFLRQRGHAVAAYTGRTENADREAAEADLLDNRVKALVATSALGMGFDKPDLGFVVHLGSPSSPIAYYQQVGRAGRGVEHADVLLLPGPEDEAIWRYFASLAFPAEEQVRRTLEVLAASDRPLSLPALEPLVELRRSRLETMLKVLDVDGAVRRVRGGWVATGAPWSYDRERYDWVARQREAEQRAMKEYAATAECRMEFLRRQLDDEGAAPCGRCDNCAGPRFTPEVDPAALEAARGELGRPGVEVEPRRMWPTGLPSVGLELKGRIPPGEQAAPGRALGRLSDIGWGNRLRPLLEQGAPDGRVPDDVADAVVAVLADWAKGPGGWASGRPEAPARPVGVVTVASRTRPLLVRSLGERIAAVGRIPLLGTVEYSDDAVDARVPRSNSAQRLRALHGALTVPGTLAEAIAGGGPVLLVDDFTETGWTLAVAARLLRRAGAEAVMPLVLAVRG, from the coding sequence ATGAGCGAGGAGAATCTGCGTGCCGCGGCCGACGCCGTACTGTCCCGCCTCGTCGGTGACGCCGGCGGCACCGCGCGGCTGCGCGTCGACCAGTGGCGGGCCGTCGAGGCGCTGGTGGTGGAGCGCCGCCGGACCCTGGTGGTCCAGCGCACCGGGTGGGGGAAGTCCGCGGTGTACTTCGTCGCGACCGCGCTGCTGCGCGAGCGTGGCAGTGGACCGACGGTGATCGTCTCCCCGCTGTTGGCCCTGATGCGCAACCAGATCGACGCGGCGGAGCGGGCCGGCATCCGCGCGCGCACGATCAACTCCGCCAACCCCGAGGAATGGGAGGCGGTCCGCCTCGAGGTGGCCTCGGGCGAGGTGGACGTGCTGTTGGTGAGTCCCGAGCGGCTCAACAACCCCGACTTCCGCGACGGGGTACTGCCCGAGCTGGCCGCCACGACCGGTCTGTTGGTGGTCGACGAGGCGCACTGCATCTCCGACTGGGGCCACGACTTCCGGCCCGACTACCGGCGGTTGCGCACGATGCTCGCCGATCTCCCTCCCGGCGTCCCGGTGCTGGCCACCACCGCCACGGCCAACGCCCGGGTGACGGCCGACGTGGCCGAGCAGTTGGGCACCGGCGGCGACACCCCGGACGCCCTCGTGCTGCGTGGCCCCCTGGAACGCGAGAGCCTCAGCCTGGGGGTGCTGCGCCTGCCGGACGCGGCGCACCGGTTGGCCTGGCTCGACGGCCACCTGAACGAACTGCCGGGCTCGGGGATCGTCTACACCCTGACGGTGGCGGCGGCCGAGGAGGTGGCGGCGTTCCTGCGGCAGCGTGGGCACGCGGTGGCCGCCTACACCGGTCGGACCGAGAACGCCGACCGGGAGGCCGCGGAGGCCGATCTGCTCGACAACCGGGTCAAGGCGCTGGTGGCCACCTCCGCGCTGGGCATGGGGTTCGACAAACCGGATCTGGGCTTCGTGGTCCACCTCGGCTCCCCCTCCTCCCCCATCGCCTACTACCAACAGGTGGGCCGTGCCGGGCGCGGTGTGGAGCACGCGGACGTGCTGCTGCTGCCCGGGCCGGAGGACGAGGCGATCTGGCGTTACTTCGCGTCCCTGGCCTTCCCCGCCGAGGAGCAGGTGCGTCGCACCCTGGAGGTGCTGGCCGCGTCCGACCGTCCCCTGTCCCTGCCGGCCCTGGAGCCCCTGGTGGAGCTGCGCCGGTCGCGGTTGGAGACGATGCTCAAGGTCCTCGACGTGGACGGGGCGGTGCGACGGGTGCGCGGCGGATGGGTCGCCACCGGCGCCCCGTGGTCCTACGACCGCGAGCGGTACGACTGGGTGGCGCGGCAGCGGGAGGCCGAGCAGCGGGCCATGAAGGAGTACGCGGCCACCGCGGAGTGCCGGATGGAGTTCCTGCGGCGGCAACTGGACGACGAGGGCGCGGCACCCTGCGGCCGCTGCGACAACTGCGCGGGGCCCCGTTTCACCCCGGAGGTGGATCCCGCGGCCCTGGAGGCCGCCCGCGGGGAACTGGGCCGCCCCGGCGTGGAGGTGGAACCCCGCCGGATGTGGCCGACGGGGCTGCCCTCGGTCGGCCTGGAGCTCAAGGGCCGCATCCCGCCGGGTGAGCAGGCCGCCCCCGGCAGGGCTCTCGGACGGCTCTCGGACATCGGCTGGGGCAACCGGCTGCGGCCCCTGCTGGAACAAGGGGCTCCGGACGGTCGGGTGCCGGACGACGTGGCCGACGCCGTCGTCGCGGTGCTCGCCGACTGGGCCAAGGGCCCCGGTGGTTGGGCTTCCGGCCGACCGGAGGCCCCGGCTCGGCCGGTGGGAGTGGTGACGGTCGCCTCCCGGACCAGGCCGCTGTTGGTCCGGTCCCTGGGGGAGCGGATCGCCGCGGTGGGCCGTATACCGCTGCTGGGCACCGTGGAGTACTCCGATGACGCGGTGGACGCCCGTGTCCCGCGCAGCAACAGCGCACAGCGCCTGCGGGCGCTGCACGGGGCACTGACCGTGCCCGGGACGTTGGCCGAGGCGATCGCCGGCGGCGGGCCGGTGTTGCTGGTGGACGACTTCACGGAGACCGGGTGGACCCTGGCGGTGGCCGCACGGCTGCTGCGCCGGGCCGGAGCGGAAGCGGTGATGCCACTGGTGCTGGCGGTACGAGGCTGA
- a CDS encoding DUF4192 domain-containing protein: protein MTQHSESAPQQPARITLRGPAELIDSLPYLLGYHPDDSIVLVGLHGPNGRFGGRLRVGIPAGEEGWSELAEQLAECLRDSSVERVGRPDGALVFLYRDPTEGADGRAVMERLRPLAQRLRTACGALEMPVYEALCVSNGRYWSYCCPDTRCCPADGVPLDPPGTSAMAAAAAYAGLRVEGTLRELEARVAPLGPPVAEPQERALDTAGAALVPRMLGEDDREAVRTETLTLVRRLLERYRAAPPVDPRKGPSRADARDDALVSHGEAATLILGLQDRVTRDRAAEWMEGGDAGPALRLWRSLARRCVGAYGEHAAAPLTLAGWVAWSSGDEPGARVALGRALELDPEYVFARLLHSACNSGLDPEPLRECLRRQRAAHGSGPAAIRG, encoded by the coding sequence ATGACACAGCACAGCGAATCCGCTCCGCAGCAGCCCGCCCGGATCACCCTGCGCGGCCCGGCCGAACTGATCGACTCGCTCCCGTACCTGCTCGGCTACCACCCCGACGACTCGATCGTCCTGGTCGGCCTCCACGGCCCGAACGGACGCTTCGGCGGCCGGCTCAGGGTGGGGATCCCCGCCGGCGAGGAAGGTTGGTCCGAGCTCGCCGAGCAGCTCGCGGAGTGCCTGCGCGACAGCAGCGTCGAACGGGTCGGCCGTCCCGACGGAGCCCTCGTCTTCCTGTACCGGGACCCGACCGAAGGCGCCGACGGCCGGGCCGTCATGGAGCGGCTCAGGCCGCTCGCCCAGCGGCTGCGGACCGCCTGCGGGGCGCTGGAGATGCCCGTCTACGAGGCGTTGTGCGTCTCGAACGGCAGGTACTGGTCCTACTGCTGCCCCGACACCCGGTGCTGCCCCGCCGACGGCGTTCCGCTCGATCCTCCCGGAACGTCCGCCATGGCGGCGGCGGCCGCGTACGCCGGGTTGCGAGTGGAGGGGACGTTGCGGGAACTGGAGGCCAGGGTGGCGCCGCTCGGTCCACCGGTCGCCGAACCACAGGAACGGGCGCTCGACACCGCGGGTGCCGCCTTGGTGCCCCGGATGCTCGGTGAGGACGACCGGGAGGCGGTGCGCACGGAGACCCTCACGCTCGTCCGCCGGCTGCTCGAGCGCTACCGGGCGGCCCCACCCGTGGACCCGCGGAAGGGGCCGTCCCGGGCGGACGCCCGGGACGACGCGCTCGTCTCCCACGGGGAGGCCGCCACACTGATCCTGGGCCTCCAGGACAGGGTCACCCGGGACAGGGCGGCGGAGTGGATGGAAGGAGGGGACGCCGGGCCCGCGCTGCGGCTGTGGCGCTCCCTGGCGCGGCGGTGCGTCGGCGCCTACGGGGAGCACGCCGCCGCCCCGCTCACCCTGGCGGGATGGGTCGCGTGGTCCAGCGGCGACGAACCCGGCGCACGGGTGGCGCTGGGGCGCGCTCTGGAACTCGACCCCGAGTACGTCTTCGCGCGGTTGCTGCACAGCGCGTGCAACAGCGGTCTCGATCCCGAACCGTTGAGGGAGTGCCTGCGCAGGCAACGGGCGGCGCACGGCTCCGGGCCCGCGGCGATCCGTGGCTGA